The following coding sequences are from one Prochlorococcus marinus XMU1412 window:
- the folB gene encoding dihydroneopterin aldolase, which produces METFLKIENIKLWARVGVLEEERKLGQLFILDIFLWTDFEKCTVNDDIEKTIDYSKLVQILKDQSKKIYCFTIEKYSNEILEIIDQEFKLSKVKIILTKCNPPITGFDGKVSIERILENN; this is translated from the coding sequence ATGGAAACTTTTTTAAAAATTGAGAATATTAAACTTTGGGCTAGGGTTGGCGTTCTTGAGGAAGAAAGAAAATTAGGACAACTATTTATTTTAGATATATTTTTGTGGACTGATTTTGAAAAATGTACAGTAAATGATGATATAGAAAAAACAATTGACTATTCAAAATTAGTTCAAATTTTAAAAGACCAATCAAAGAAAATATATTGTTTTACAATCGAAAAATATTCAAACGAAATTTTAGAAATCATTGATCAGGAATTTAAGCTTTCTAAAGTTAAAATTATTTTGACAAAATGTAATCCTCCAATCACAGGTTTCGATGGGAAGGTGTCAATAGAAAGAATTCTTGAAAATAATTAA
- a CDS encoding esterase/lipase family protein has translation MEKRNPIILIHGLWNTSSIFSSITSKLDYIGIEYFAPTLKHSYGMTSILDLTNKLNELILEKYGLEKEIDILGFSMGGIIGRYWLQKFNGYKRTRRLISIGSPHKGTLMAQLIPKCPFRGISEMKINSKFLRELSNNDFFLDEIECINFFTYWDMMVFPGWWTNLNFGKKISVKVYIHRNLVRNKSVVDKIIGEIIK, from the coding sequence TTGGAAAAAAGAAATCCCATTATATTGATTCATGGTCTTTGGAATACTTCAAGTATTTTTTCTTCTATTACCTCAAAACTTGATTATATTGGCATTGAATATTTTGCCCCAACTCTTAAGCATTCATATGGAATGACTTCAATTCTGGATTTGACTAATAAATTAAACGAATTAATTTTGGAGAAATATGGTTTAGAAAAAGAAATCGATATCTTGGGATTTTCTATGGGAGGAATAATTGGAAGATACTGGCTTCAAAAATTTAATGGGTATAAAAGAACAAGAAGATTAATATCTATAGGTTCCCCTCACAAAGGAACTTTAATGGCTCAATTAATACCTAAATGCCCCTTTAGAGGAATATCCGAAATGAAAATAAATAGTAAGTTTTTAAGAGAACTCTCAAATAATGATTTTTTTCTTGATGAAATTGAGTGTATAAATTTCTTTACTTATTGGGATATGATGGTATTCCCTGGATGGTGGACAAATTTAAATTTTGGAAAAAAAATATCAGTAAAAGTATATATACATAGAAACCTTGTAAGGAATAAATCTGTGGTTGACAAAATAATCGGTGAAATTATCAAGTAG